From Thermogladius calderae 1633, a single genomic window includes:
- a CDS encoding ABC transporter ATP-binding protein has translation MSTKLTLSIRGLTKKYKASGREVLVLDNISFDVGEEFIAILGPSGCGKSTLLRIIAGVEKPDSGTVEFHLGHEPRVGFVFQFPTLLPWMTILSNVALPLLARGVGEGEAREKARRALTLVGLGEFEDFYPNELSGGMKQRVNIARALAVEPDFLLLDEPFSNLDPLTAETLRSEVLDLWLSSVLPLKAIIMVTHNVEEAVLMADRIIVLSPRPAKIVRDVRVDIKRPRSRKMPEVQELVDRIYEYVS, from the coding sequence TTGTCGACTAAGCTCACGCTCAGCATCAGGGGGCTGACAAAGAAGTACAAGGCTTCCGGCAGGGAGGTCCTGGTCTTGGACAACATAAGCTTCGACGTAGGCGAGGAGTTCATTGCCATACTAGGGCCCAGCGGCTGCGGGAAGTCGACCCTCCTCAGGATCATAGCCGGCGTGGAGAAGCCCGACTCCGGGACCGTGGAGTTCCACCTCGGGCACGAACCGAGAGTAGGCTTCGTCTTCCAGTTCCCCACCCTCCTGCCGTGGATGACGATCCTATCCAACGTAGCGCTACCGCTGCTCGCCAGAGGGGTGGGGGAGGGCGAGGCCAGGGAGAAGGCCAGGAGGGCCCTGACCCTCGTGGGGCTTGGGGAGTTCGAGGACTTCTACCCCAACGAGCTGAGCGGGGGGATGAAGCAGAGGGTGAACATAGCAAGGGCGCTCGCGGTCGAGCCCGACTTCCTCCTACTAGACGAGCCGTTCTCCAACCTCGACCCGCTTACGGCTGAGACCCTGAGGAGCGAGGTGCTCGACCTCTGGCTCTCCAGCGTCCTGCCCCTGAAGGCGATCATAATGGTCACCCACAACGTGGAGGAGGCAGTTTTGATGGCGGACAGGATCATAGTCCTGTCGCCGCGGCCCGCGAAGATCGTGAGGGACGTCCGGGTGGACATCAAGAGGCCTAGGAGCAGGAAGATGCCCGAGGTGCAGGAGCTGGTGGACAGGATATACGAGTACGTCAGCTAG
- a CDS encoding ABC transporter permease subunit: protein MSALVPELVVATLMSLYRMFAAYLLSLLIALFTGIAMARNRVVETVLLPILDVLQSIPILGFFPVVLSVFVYALGPGVGGELSAIVLITTSLVWNMIFGVYASVKSLDPSFDLMASVYRIPLPLKVALVYAPASRTSLLSNSIISWAGGWFFLTSAEVISMGSQTLKLVGLGSFIFDASNRGDAQAFAAGIAVLFAVILATYILLWNPAVVKYTGLAILPGVAAVYDLLEKLTRLFWGLVVRAVLKLWVYSRRLALPATALIPAALLGPRVELPGVSAVTFYDNMVKYLDMFLGNVWLTLVRVYVVVLVSLLISLPLAYLSHRRRATGLAACTAGELLSSIPAVIWWPLLLPVAHIAPWFVMFFVYLQGALWYVYFNVMIFGLQYVKRDVIELADVYRVRGFLYFKSVFIPAMLPSILTGLISASGGAWNASIAAEYIALENFEVDMGGVGSLIDKLAAGGDALGVLFVALYMSLVIVLLNRLVWRRLFARMGSRFVVD, encoded by the coding sequence GTGTCTGCTTTGGTCCCGGAGCTCGTCGTGGCAACGCTTATGAGCCTCTACAGGATGTTCGCGGCATACCTTTTATCGCTCTTGATCGCCCTGTTTACGGGCATCGCGATGGCCAGGAACAGGGTCGTCGAGACGGTTCTCCTACCCATCCTAGACGTCCTCCAGTCCATACCCATACTGGGCTTCTTCCCCGTCGTCTTATCCGTGTTTGTCTACGCGCTGGGCCCGGGTGTGGGGGGCGAGCTGAGCGCAATAGTCCTGATAACGACGAGCCTGGTCTGGAACATGATCTTCGGCGTGTACGCGTCTGTTAAGTCCCTCGACCCCTCCTTCGACTTGATGGCCAGCGTGTACAGGATACCGCTCCCCCTTAAGGTGGCCTTGGTGTACGCCCCCGCCTCGCGCACGTCTCTTCTCTCCAATAGCATAATATCCTGGGCGGGCGGCTGGTTCTTCCTCACGAGCGCGGAGGTGATCTCGATGGGGTCCCAGACCCTCAAGCTGGTCGGGCTGGGGAGCTTCATATTCGACGCCTCGAACAGGGGGGACGCCCAGGCCTTCGCGGCCGGCATAGCAGTCTTATTCGCCGTCATCCTCGCAACCTACATACTCCTCTGGAACCCGGCTGTGGTGAAGTACACGGGGCTCGCCATACTCCCTGGTGTGGCGGCGGTCTACGACCTCCTCGAGAAGCTTACGAGGCTTTTCTGGGGGCTCGTGGTAAGGGCTGTCCTGAAACTCTGGGTCTACTCCAGGAGGCTCGCGCTACCTGCCACGGCCTTAATCCCGGCCGCTCTGCTGGGCCCCCGGGTGGAGCTACCCGGGGTCTCCGCCGTCACATTCTACGATAACATGGTCAAATACTTGGACATGTTCCTGGGCAACGTCTGGCTGACGCTGGTCAGAGTCTACGTTGTAGTGCTCGTCTCACTACTAATATCTCTCCCGCTCGCGTACCTATCGCACAGGAGGAGGGCCACGGGGCTGGCCGCTTGTACGGCTGGGGAGCTCCTGTCGTCGATCCCGGCCGTGATCTGGTGGCCTCTACTACTACCTGTCGCCCACATCGCCCCCTGGTTCGTCATGTTCTTCGTCTACCTCCAAGGCGCCCTGTGGTACGTGTACTTCAACGTCATGATCTTCGGGCTCCAGTACGTGAAGAGGGACGTCATCGAGCTGGCGGACGTGTACAGGGTGAGGGGGTTCCTGTACTTCAAGTCCGTGTTCATACCGGCCATGCTCCCCTCTATATTGACAGGTCTAATCTCCGCCTCGGGGGGTGCCTGGAACGCCTCTATAGCCGCAGAGTACATCGCACTCGAGAACTTCGAAGTAGACATGGGAGGGGTGGGGAGCCTCATAGACAAACTCGCGGCGGGGGGCGACGCGCTCGGGGTCTTGTTCGTAGCTTTATACATGAGCCTCGTGATAGTCTTGCTAAACAGGCTCGTCTGGCGCAGGCTATTCGCTAGGATGGGGTCGAGGTTCGTTGTCGACTAA
- a CDS encoding AAA-associated domain-containing protein: protein MSQDTKKIVLPYYLTPDHLLGLVEALHSLGGKADPMNLGDLLGENIDILPHVIDVAESLGLVAIAPNGDVVLTELGERIVTGNIKNVKKLLRENAKRVEPLSTLLDVLSRRKVITSDEYESVLSQYYHLHLNDAKRNILQWGAFLGLFKMDANDEYVYLLHSK, encoded by the coding sequence TTGTCACAAGATACAAAGAAGATCGTGCTACCGTACTACTTAACACCGGACCACCTACTCGGCCTTGTTGAGGCCCTCCACAGCTTGGGCGGGAAGGCAGACCCCATGAACCTGGGGGACCTGCTAGGCGAGAACATCGACATACTGCCCCACGTAATCGACGTTGCGGAGAGCCTCGGGCTAGTCGCGATCGCCCCCAACGGCGACGTGGTGCTCACAGAGCTGGGCGAGAGAATCGTGACGGGCAACATAAAGAACGTTAAGAAGTTGCTGAGGGAGAACGCCAAGAGGGTAGAGCCGCTCAGCACGCTACTCGACGTGCTCTCCAGGAGGAAGGTCATAACCTCCGACGAGTACGAGAGCGTTCTCTCCCAGTACTACCACCTCCACTTGAACGACGCTAAGCGGAACATACTCCAGTGGGGCGCGTTCCTCGGCCTTTTCAAGATGGACGCGAACGACGAGTACGTGTACCTGCTCCACTCGAAGTAG
- a CDS encoding DUF1156 domain-containing protein translates to MLSSFLEAGEFPVEVVNIASSKEKGPGRPPFWEMVFWWTRKPLASARAVILASLLPADFNSNTFLRTVYPSYQGGGRFGKTPHFLNPNLGNLSRELREKIGKARLLDPFAGFGSIPLEAVRLGVGEVVAAELLPTAYIFLKAVLEYPKWASSERLGERLVGDVERWGMWVVERLREDPDLRELYDEDVAVYIGTWEVKCPYCGRYTPLVGNWWLARVKGERGFKALAWMRPVLEGDRVEIRVEEVTDPGELESATLVKRGDKIAAVEINGRRLTVGDPALQGDPNINARKSEAICLACHARITGSGEKWHVKSSLREWNRKLEEYLRGEITLEQLRQAPARPRILVKVKIRGDSLHFEPATSMDDEKLWRALEKLRQIWGDPDIPTEPMTPYGGPTLGDPPLIFRNFYKLFNPRQLLTLVKLVKLVREAGRKVEEEKLGEGWDREKAHKYAEAVTTYLAIALVKQADYNSIVVAWNPATGFGSSLALLHAGHTLSFRGIAMAWNFVEYNFIIDKVGYEKFTSMVIDGLSYLVSAVSGSPSRVRVLLDDATVLSKLGGEKFDLIVTDPPYRDDVPYAELSDFYYVWLKRALSDVEGSLLKPRFHADAFFRDGVEVATQWEWFASREVSLSLGRCKYFEGLAEQLCEEKYREMLAKSFRAMADRLSEDGVLVTYFAQSSREGWIALIEAGLSRDLAPTSAFPVLTESEESVVARGKSAITASIVVSWRKVKEAKPVDVAADYEQLLDKAVKVVKEVESSLAKAHEKVAPSMFGVTVYVMSYAKVLGLLTSGGRPVKSGKQVGSGEIAEIASELLARAYARGAGANLSLGDSVFYFLVKKVFARGGEGRRLASSSDLILLSYGTQAGGARPLEGFWKRGIIKAYGREEETEVSSRKTYILVEPSRAGDEVELAEVLKLHGVNPENPKTFKSPVHVLHALMLYSMRPKDVFKKYYDKAYSENPQLTSEALELAKALSTLGGDPEAELSLRVLDYVGVRVERQNRGVSLLDYLKR, encoded by the coding sequence ATGTTGAGCTCCTTCCTCGAGGCTGGGGAATTCCCGGTCGAGGTCGTCAATATCGCCAGTAGTAAGGAGAAGGGCCCTGGCAGGCCGCCGTTCTGGGAGATGGTGTTCTGGTGGACTAGGAAGCCTCTCGCCAGCGCTAGGGCTGTTATACTGGCGAGCCTACTGCCCGCCGACTTTAACTCGAATACCTTCCTCAGGACGGTCTACCCGAGCTATCAGGGAGGTGGGAGGTTCGGTAAGACGCCACACTTCCTCAACCCTAACTTGGGGAACCTGAGTAGGGAGCTGAGGGAGAAGATAGGAAAGGCAAGGCTCCTCGACCCCTTCGCGGGCTTCGGCTCCATACCCTTGGAGGCTGTGAGGCTGGGTGTAGGCGAAGTCGTGGCAGCAGAGCTCCTGCCCACCGCCTACATCTTCTTGAAGGCGGTCTTGGAGTACCCGAAGTGGGCTTCCAGCGAGAGGCTGGGGGAAAGGCTCGTCGGGGACGTCGAGAGGTGGGGTATGTGGGTCGTTGAGAGGCTTAGAGAGGACCCGGATCTGAGAGAGCTATACGACGAGGACGTCGCTGTCTACATAGGCACGTGGGAGGTGAAGTGCCCCTACTGCGGCAGGTACACTCCTCTAGTCGGCAACTGGTGGCTTGCGAGAGTGAAGGGCGAGAGGGGCTTTAAGGCGCTTGCCTGGATGAGGCCCGTGTTAGAAGGAGATAGGGTCGAGATCAGGGTCGAGGAGGTCACAGACCCCGGAGAGCTGGAGTCCGCAACGCTGGTCAAGAGGGGCGATAAGATCGCCGCGGTCGAAATAAACGGGAGGAGGCTGACCGTGGGGGACCCGGCCCTCCAGGGAGACCCCAACATTAACGCAAGGAAGAGCGAGGCGATATGCCTAGCCTGCCACGCGAGGATCACGGGGAGCGGGGAGAAGTGGCACGTGAAGAGCTCGCTGAGGGAGTGGAACAGAAAGCTCGAGGAGTACCTCAGAGGAGAGATAACACTAGAACAGCTCAGGCAGGCACCGGCGAGGCCTAGGATACTCGTAAAGGTCAAGATACGGGGGGACAGTCTACACTTCGAGCCAGCCACAAGCATGGACGACGAGAAGCTCTGGAGAGCGCTTGAGAAGCTGAGGCAGATTTGGGGAGACCCAGACATACCAACAGAACCGATGACACCATACGGTGGACCCACCTTAGGAGATCCACCTTTGATCTTTAGAAACTTTTACAAGCTCTTCAACCCGCGCCAGCTCCTAACCTTGGTTAAGCTCGTCAAGCTGGTCAGGGAGGCCGGGAGGAAGGTCGAGGAGGAGAAGCTCGGAGAAGGCTGGGACAGAGAGAAAGCACACAAGTACGCGGAAGCAGTAACAACATACCTGGCAATAGCGCTAGTAAAACAAGCCGATTACAATAGTATAGTAGTAGCTTGGAATCCTGCGACGGGTTTTGGATCATCATTAGCATTACTACATGCAGGGCATACATTATCATTTAGAGGCATAGCTATGGCCTGGAACTTCGTAGAATATAATTTCATAATAGACAAGGTTGGTTATGAGAAGTTTACCTCAATGGTTATTGATGGTCTTTCTTATCTCGTCTCTGCTGTTAGTGGTAGTCCTAGTAGGGTTAGGGTTCTGCTCGACGATGCCACTGTTCTAAGTAAGCTCGGGGGCGAGAAGTTTGACTTGATCGTCACGGACCCGCCTTACAGGGACGACGTACCCTACGCTGAGCTCAGCGACTTCTACTACGTGTGGCTCAAGAGGGCCTTGAGCGACGTTGAGGGCTCGTTGCTCAAGCCCAGGTTCCACGCAGATGCCTTCTTCAGGGACGGCGTCGAGGTAGCTACTCAGTGGGAGTGGTTCGCCTCCAGGGAGGTCTCTCTCAGTCTAGGGCGGTGTAAGTACTTCGAGGGGCTCGCCGAGCAACTCTGTGAAGAGAAGTACAGAGAAATGCTCGCCAAGTCTTTCAGGGCTATGGCCGACAGGCTCAGCGAGGACGGAGTACTGGTAACCTACTTTGCCCAGAGCTCCAGGGAGGGCTGGATCGCCCTAATAGAGGCGGGGTTGTCTAGGGACCTCGCGCCCACCTCCGCATTCCCGGTACTGACGGAGAGCGAGGAGAGCGTGGTCGCAAGAGGTAAATCCGCAATAACAGCCAGTATTGTCGTCTCTTGGAGGAAGGTGAAAGAGGCGAAACCCGTTGACGTTGCCGCGGATTACGAGCAGCTCCTAGACAAGGCGGTCAAAGTGGTGAAAGAGGTCGAGTCCTCGCTCGCCAAAGCCCACGAGAAGGTCGCCCCGAGCATGTTCGGGGTCACGGTGTACGTCATGTCCTACGCGAAGGTTTTAGGGTTGCTGACCAGTGGCGGGAGGCCCGTGAAGTCCGGTAAGCAGGTGGGCTCCGGCGAGATCGCCGAAATCGCCTCCGAGCTACTCGCCCGCGCCTACGCGCGGGGGGCTGGGGCAAACCTCTCGCTCGGGGACTCGGTGTTCTACTTCCTCGTCAAAAAGGTTTTCGCGAGGGGCGGGGAGGGCAGGAGGCTCGCGTCCAGCAGCGACCTAATACTCCTCAGCTACGGTACGCAAGCAGGGGGGGCCAGGCCGCTGGAGGGGTTCTGGAAGAGGGGTATAATCAAGGCCTACGGGAGGGAGGAGGAGACAGAGGTGTCGAGTAGGAAGACCTACATCCTCGTAGAGCCCTCCAGGGCTGGCGACGAGGTGGAGCTAGCCGAGGTGCTCAAGCTCCACGGGGTAAACCCGGAGAACCCAAAGACCTTCAAGAGCCCCGTCCACGTGCTCCACGCCCTGATGCTGTACTCCATGAGGCCCAAGGACGTGTTCAAGAAGTACTACGACAAGGCCTACTCCGAGAACCCCCAGTTGACGTCTGAGGCCTTGGAGCTAGCCAAGGCGCTCTCCACCCTCGGCGGCGACCCGGAGGCGGAGCTGTCCCTCCGAGTCCTGGACTACGTAGGTGTCAGGGTCGAGAGACAAAACAGGGGGGTGAGCCTGCTTGACTACCTCAAGCGTTAA
- a CDS encoding DUF499 domain-containing protein, whose product MTTSSVKPFTSVLKPRKEVLEGRIIEALSLADAYIANELRGRVEGVESLPESPLYEPKEFLKRTYFSESMKRVLLNVMGSLAGVQYLYKDKEGLDKFKVQNRILIIPSHLGGGKTHLLTTLYFVAKLVNEEGAHALRYLEVDDKTRNALKHAIDVLVQAGRKIQVVALVGDRKYLAPSPLNPVTVDGVKVNTPWGLLAHLLQEYDKVRVGDESFAAPFTDEIKKVLRDKTVLILIDEAVEYLEHATGVSRRVKDYDESYISFLKRLAEAVNDTPNSVLVVTLPAEYREGRLEPGPQHPEYVKKIFAELERVAPLKLPPMEKKEIVEVFKRRLFENAYESDAKRCAAEVAEEAFNKASADNALSDAIKIRYGDIAAFKRSLEGHYPFHPYFVETLVNIASTSPELGLTRHLISYVARLVKEVYDTASQRKREPRTALFTTWLIPLDAPEFRTDLLSKMPSDVQSDFQRIYEEDVKKKFGRKVEEYIWSLDPASPQEARDFVKAAVARTVWLTSIPGRGSKRSEVAKLYPVSKELPALVYDPLAFQRVFMADVVNAVDELLSESTYMVKTDENRVLYARIADLTKILREKYLSVTEHDALSVLEGLVNEQAIKGGRKIRRVRPITSHKFLELDLLRKEVEENDDPLVLMYIGLQEPDQNLVESLLSRNNVLFLLPDYNMDPMDWGLMYTETIKAIAGREPDTMRDFLLNLLKVVKAVRDLANNREYLLEVVGEEHLDDTRNKLKRLEEEVVRHVVLAIYTMMRRVVIGTRRQQYEVELRPTEGVSDLSNIVRLLEGALERRGVITKWEWSDVYNQLSGFKKLWDSNMSLKEPIKVKDLWDQLLNARDVEPHITGFSDLLDALKTAYENCMIAFRYKGEVLWIDYPFSEAEAEQFYRTGRKYACSWQKDVANKMERLGASVKELEAVHPSFVLNEYLERLRAKASTKPGERVVRRLAVYMPDGNKVDLTTFLETSKQNIVEALSSHPVVLVEETPPRVFNMRVTSVNGKQLGKEPVELGGEGGLEIVVEGSMESAEEFPVEIELKAVEEISRQTASSNRVEARSKGSFTAKITVNQPGEYIVVVTARDAAAPKGYRTEEVPVARVRVSGEYCVSRSVKGVDFANWEPPVGVRLELTKLNIEGRILKGAIKSLADLLNSLSTYRIYADGYVELENQGEELRISFRKASTNRLSRLLQSLGVDVDVYAKIELQSAGSNIRLADLIKLVEDRFKSLEAVLSLDYRECRSV is encoded by the coding sequence TTGACTACCTCAAGCGTTAAGCCATTTACCAGCGTGCTCAAGCCCAGGAAGGAGGTTCTCGAGGGCAGGATAATCGAGGCCCTAAGCCTCGCAGACGCTTACATAGCTAACGAGTTGAGAGGGAGGGTCGAGGGCGTCGAGAGCCTGCCTGAGAGCCCGCTGTACGAGCCCAAGGAGTTCCTGAAGAGGACATACTTTAGCGAGTCCATGAAGAGGGTCCTCCTGAACGTTATGGGGTCTTTAGCAGGTGTCCAGTACCTCTACAAAGACAAGGAGGGGCTAGACAAGTTTAAGGTACAGAATAGGATTCTAATTATACCCAGCCACCTAGGGGGCGGGAAGACCCACCTCCTCACCACCCTCTACTTCGTGGCGAAGCTGGTTAACGAGGAGGGGGCGCACGCACTAAGGTACCTGGAAGTGGACGATAAGACAAGGAATGCGCTCAAGCACGCTATAGACGTATTAGTCCAAGCGGGTAGGAAGATACAGGTAGTCGCCCTAGTAGGAGACAGGAAGTACCTCGCGCCCAGCCCGCTGAACCCCGTGACCGTCGACGGAGTGAAGGTCAACACTCCCTGGGGCCTCCTCGCCCACCTCCTACAAGAGTACGATAAAGTCCGCGTAGGAGACGAATCCTTCGCCGCCCCCTTCACCGATGAAATAAAGAAAGTACTGCGGGACAAGACCGTGCTGATACTCATAGACGAGGCCGTAGAGTACTTAGAGCACGCCACGGGCGTCTCGCGTAGAGTGAAAGACTACGACGAGTCCTACATATCCTTTTTAAAGCGGCTCGCTGAGGCTGTCAACGATACGCCAAACAGCGTGTTGGTAGTCACTTTACCCGCAGAGTACAGAGAGGGACGGCTAGAGCCTGGCCCCCAACACCCTGAGTACGTGAAGAAGATCTTCGCTGAATTAGAGAGAGTTGCACCACTGAAGCTACCTCCCATGGAGAAAAAGGAAATAGTGGAAGTGTTTAAGAGAAGGCTCTTCGAGAACGCCTACGAGAGTGATGCCAAGAGGTGTGCGGCGGAGGTCGCCGAGGAGGCTTTTAATAAGGCCAGTGCGGACAATGCCCTCTCGGACGCTATCAAAATCAGGTACGGAGACATCGCCGCTTTCAAGAGGAGCCTGGAAGGGCATTATCCGTTCCACCCGTACTTTGTGGAGACGCTCGTCAACATAGCCTCGACAAGCCCAGAGCTCGGGCTGACCAGGCACTTGATATCCTACGTCGCGAGACTGGTAAAGGAGGTCTACGACACTGCATCACAGCGTAAGAGAGAGCCTCGTACAGCCCTATTCACAACCTGGCTCATACCGCTCGACGCGCCCGAGTTCAGGACTGACCTGTTGAGTAAAATGCCATCAGACGTCCAGAGCGACTTCCAGAGGATCTACGAGGAGGACGTGAAGAAGAAGTTCGGGCGGAAAGTAGAGGAGTATATATGGAGCTTGGACCCCGCCTCTCCGCAGGAGGCCCGCGACTTCGTAAAGGCAGCCGTCGCTAGGACGGTCTGGCTCACGTCTATACCCGGGCGGGGTAGCAAGAGGAGCGAAGTTGCGAAGCTCTACCCAGTATCCAAAGAGCTACCCGCGCTCGTCTACGACCCGCTCGCATTCCAGAGGGTCTTCATGGCCGACGTCGTCAACGCCGTCGATGAGCTACTAAGCGAATCGACCTACATGGTCAAGACGGATGAAAACAGGGTGCTCTACGCTAGGATCGCAGACTTGACCAAGATACTCCGCGAAAAGTACTTGAGTGTAACAGAGCACGACGCCCTCTCAGTTTTAGAGGGTTTAGTTAACGAACAGGCCATCAAAGGCGGGAGGAAGATCAGGAGAGTCCGGCCGATCACCTCACACAAGTTCCTCGAGCTCGACCTGCTCAGGAAAGAGGTCGAGGAAAACGATGATCCACTCGTGCTTATGTACATCGGCTTACAGGAGCCCGACCAAAACCTAGTCGAGTCCCTCTTGTCGAGGAACAACGTGCTGTTCCTGCTCCCCGACTACAACATGGACCCCATGGATTGGGGGCTGATGTACACCGAAACCATCAAGGCGATCGCCGGCAGAGAGCCCGACACTATGAGGGACTTCTTGCTCAACCTCCTCAAAGTCGTCAAGGCTGTCAGGGACTTGGCGAACAACCGCGAGTACCTTTTGGAGGTCGTGGGCGAGGAGCACCTGGACGATACACGGAACAAGCTGAAAAGGTTAGAGGAGGAGGTTGTAAGACATGTCGTGCTCGCGATATACACCATGATGAGGAGGGTAGTTATAGGGACGCGGAGGCAACAGTACGAGGTGGAATTGAGGCCCACGGAGGGGGTCAGCGACTTATCGAACATAGTGAGGCTACTAGAGGGGGCACTGGAGAGGAGAGGCGTCATAACTAAGTGGGAGTGGAGCGACGTCTACAACCAGCTCAGCGGGTTCAAAAAACTGTGGGACAGCAACATGAGCCTTAAGGAGCCGATCAAGGTCAAGGACCTCTGGGATCAGCTACTCAACGCCCGCGATGTAGAGCCTCACATAACGGGCTTCAGCGACCTCCTCGACGCACTGAAGACCGCGTACGAGAACTGTATGATCGCTTTCAGGTACAAGGGCGAAGTGCTGTGGATAGACTACCCGTTCTCCGAGGCCGAGGCGGAGCAGTTCTACAGGACGGGTAGGAAGTATGCTTGCAGTTGGCAGAAGGACGTCGCAAACAAGATGGAACGCCTCGGCGCCAGTGTCAAAGAGCTGGAGGCCGTGCACCCAAGCTTCGTCCTAAACGAGTACCTCGAGAGGCTACGTGCCAAGGCATCCACCAAGCCCGGGGAGAGGGTGGTACGTAGACTCGCAGTGTACATGCCCGACGGTAATAAAGTGGACCTCACGACCTTCCTCGAAACGTCTAAACAAAACATTGTTGAAGCTTTGTCCTCCCACCCAGTGGTACTCGTGGAGGAGACCCCGCCAAGGGTCTTCAATATGAGGGTGACTAGTGTCAACGGGAAGCAGCTCGGGAAGGAGCCCGTCGAGCTAGGAGGGGAGGGGGGTCTGGAAATCGTCGTTGAGGGCTCGATGGAGAGCGCCGAGGAGTTCCCTGTGGAGATAGAGCTCAAGGCCGTCGAGGAAATATCGAGACAAACGGCGTCCAGCAATAGAGTGGAGGCGAGATCCAAAGGATCGTTTACAGCAAAAATAACGGTGAACCAGCCAGGCGAGTACATCGTAGTAGTCACAGCTAGAGACGCCGCGGCGCCCAAGGGTTACAGGACAGAGGAGGTCCCGGTTGCCAGAGTCAGGGTCAGTGGAGAGTACTGTGTCAGTCGGTCGGTGAAAGGCGTGGACTTCGCCAATTGGGAGCCTCCAGTTGGCGTGAGGCTCGAGTTGACCAAGCTCAACATCGAGGGCCGAATCCTTAAAGGCGCGATCAAAAGTCTAGCAGACCTATTGAACTCTCTCAGCACGTACAGGATTTACGCAGACGGCTACGTTGAATTGGAGAACCAGGGCGAGGAGCTGAGGATAAGCTTCAGAAAGGCGAGCACGAACAGGCTCTCCAGGCTCCTACAGTCGCTGGGCGTGGACGTGGACGTGTACGCTAAGATAGAGCTCCAGAGCGCCGGGTCAAACATCAGACTGGCCGACCTTATAAAACTCGTTGAGGACAGGTTTAAGTCTCTCGAGGCCGTGCTGAGCCTGGATTACAGGGAGTGCAGGAGCGTGTGA